The following proteins are encoded in a genomic region of Candidatus Saccharimonadales bacterium:
- the mreC gene encoding rod shape-determining protein MreC produces MRKPSNRTIIITIAIAVGVVVLGRLGYLRPLTTALDYTTTPVRGLFRNIGSSISSRSSQITGIGHLQRDNARLQEEVNTLKQRLADDTEIRQQNDILRRQLQIGGAASAQLVAADVIGYQPDNFRQFLTIAKGSNDGLKVGQAVVADGVLVGTISETSRTSAKVFLLSDPNFKVNGIDQASRASGTVHGQLGSGLVMDKIAQGDSVSPGDTIVTSGLGGDIPKGIIIGQVESVDQRDNQVFQVAQVASTIRVSKLELVFVMVAS; encoded by the coding sequence ATGCGCAAACCGAGTAATCGCACCATCATTATAACCATCGCGATTGCCGTGGGGGTGGTAGTGTTGGGGCGGCTCGGCTATTTGCGGCCTCTAACCACGGCTTTGGATTACACCACTACGCCAGTGCGGGGGCTGTTTCGTAACATCGGCAGTTCGATTTCCAGCCGGAGCTCACAAATTACTGGGATCGGACATTTGCAGCGCGATAATGCTCGCTTGCAAGAAGAAGTAAATACTCTAAAACAACGCTTAGCCGACGATACCGAGATTCGCCAGCAAAATGACATTTTACGGCGTCAACTCCAAATCGGTGGAGCAGCCAGTGCCCAGCTGGTGGCAGCCGATGTTATCGGCTACCAACCCGATAACTTTCGCCAATTTTTAACCATCGCCAAAGGTTCAAACGACGGCCTGAAAGTCGGCCAGGCCGTCGTGGCTGATGGCGTATTGGTCGGCACCATTTCCGAAACTAGCCGGACCAGCGCCAAAGTCTTTTTGTTAAGCGACCCCAACTTTAAGGTTAATGGTATTGATCAAGCCAGTCGGGCTAGTGGCACCGTCCACGGCCAGTTGGGGAGCGGCTTAGTTATGGACAAAATCGCCCAAGGCGACAGTGTTAGCCCTGGAGATACCATTGTAACCAGTGGCCTGGGCGGTGATATCCCTAAAGGCATCATCATCGGGCAAGTCGAATCTGTCGATCAGCGTGACAACCAAGTCTTCCAGGTTGCACAAGTGGCTTCGACCATCCGGGTATCTAAATTGGAACTGGTCTTTGTGATGGTAGCATCGTGA
- the mrdA gene encoding penicillin-binding protein 2 has protein sequence MAKKRSLFSYVPKLSGRHHIRVRDTSKHERWADAILPADAEATPVEEATNRRPIMALGAVVAATFLILVLQMLRLQIFQGGRNLGLAEGNRISQKITRAPRGVIYDRNHQALAKNVASFDVTITPQLVPKDADQRNQIFSRVSQITGVNAETLTNLANATNINPLQPQLVKSDLPRDQALLFDQESDGLVGFSLDVNPIRQYLDGGLMGDILGYTGRVSPADLKNHPDYLPTDYIGKAGIENQYEATLKGTNGSEQTEVDANRRPVKVLDSRESAPGSSIVLSIDQGLQAKLTQALQSSLAKSGTRRAAGVAMNPKTGEILALVSLPGYDSNQFAHGIDQADYLKLVNDSAQPLFNKAISGTYPTGSIIKPLVASAALQEGTITPETTVTDKGFLEIPNPYNPSVTYRFYGYEHSGLGTLNLYRAIALSSNIYFYTVGGGFGNIQGLGVSRLTSWYNKFGLGKITGIDLPGEASGRVPTPDWKQKTFHQPWYTGDTYNISVGQGDMLVSPLQMAVAISAIANGGSIIKPHLLKQVVDNNGHVTQDIQPEVVRPLGVSQKNLQVVRDGMRQVITSGTGCCYIQPAIPVPVAGKTGTAETDPTGNRKPHAWFEAYAPFDDPQIVVVALVENAGEGANFAAPAVRDTLAWYFSPH, from the coding sequence GTGGCTAAAAAACGCTCACTCTTTAGCTACGTTCCCAAGCTCAGCGGCCGCCACCATATCCGAGTTCGAGATACTTCCAAACATGAGCGGTGGGCCGATGCGATTTTGCCGGCTGATGCCGAGGCCACACCGGTCGAAGAGGCTACCAACCGTCGACCAATCATGGCATTGGGCGCTGTGGTGGCAGCAACTTTCTTAATTTTGGTCTTGCAAATGTTACGGTTGCAGATCTTTCAAGGTGGTCGAAACCTAGGCCTAGCCGAAGGGAATCGCATTTCACAAAAGATTACTCGAGCACCAAGAGGAGTAATTTATGATCGCAACCACCAAGCCCTAGCCAAAAACGTGGCCAGCTTTGATGTCACCATTACCCCGCAACTTGTGCCTAAAGACGCCGATCAGCGCAACCAGATATTTAGCCGTGTTAGTCAGATTACTGGAGTAAATGCTGAAACCCTCACCAATCTGGCTAATGCCACCAACATCAACCCGCTCCAGCCCCAGTTGGTTAAAAGTGACTTGCCGCGCGATCAAGCCTTGCTGTTTGATCAAGAAAGTGATGGTTTAGTTGGTTTTAGTCTGGATGTTAACCCGATTCGCCAATATTTAGACGGTGGTTTAATGGGGGACATTTTGGGCTACACTGGCCGCGTCAGCCCAGCAGACCTTAAAAACCACCCGGATTATCTGCCGACCGACTACATTGGCAAGGCCGGCATCGAGAATCAATATGAGGCCACCCTAAAAGGCACCAACGGCAGCGAACAGACCGAAGTCGATGCCAATCGCCGACCCGTTAAGGTCCTAGACAGCCGAGAGTCTGCACCTGGCTCAAGTATTGTGTTATCAATCGATCAAGGGTTGCAAGCCAAGTTGACCCAGGCGCTTCAGTCGTCGCTGGCCAAATCTGGCACCAGGCGAGCGGCTGGGGTGGCCATGAACCCTAAAACCGGTGAGATCTTGGCGCTGGTCAGCCTGCCGGGGTACGACTCCAACCAATTTGCTCATGGCATCGACCAAGCCGACTATCTAAAATTAGTCAATGACAGCGCCCAGCCCCTGTTCAATAAAGCCATTAGTGGCACCTATCCGACTGGCTCAATCATCAAACCGCTGGTAGCCTCAGCGGCGCTGCAGGAGGGAACCATCACGCCAGAAACAACTGTGACCGACAAAGGTTTTTTGGAGATCCCGAACCCTTACAACCCCAGTGTCACTTACCGGTTTTACGGCTACGAACATAGTGGTTTGGGCACCCTCAATCTTTACCGAGCGATTGCTCTGAGCTCAAACATTTACTTCTACACTGTCGGTGGTGGCTTTGGTAACATCCAAGGTCTAGGTGTCAGCCGCCTGACCTCGTGGTACAACAAATTTGGGCTGGGCAAAATCACCGGAATAGATTTGCCGGGGGAGGCCAGCGGTCGGGTGCCTACGCCCGACTGGAAGCAAAAGACCTTCCACCAGCCCTGGTACACCGGCGACACCTATAATATTTCGGTCGGTCAGGGCGATATGTTAGTTTCGCCCCTGCAGATGGCGGTGGCCATTTCGGCCATTGCCAATGGTGGCAGTATTATCAAGCCACACTTACTCAAACAAGTTGTCGATAACAATGGCCACGTCACCCAAGATATCCAACCAGAAGTGGTTCGGCCGCTGGGGGTTAGCCAAAAGAATCTGCAAGTCGTGCGCGACGGCATGCGCCAGGTCATCACTAGCGGCACCGGCTGCTGCTACATTCAGCCGGCGATACCGGTGCCGGTGGCCGGTAAAACTGGCACGGCCGAAACTGACCCCACTGGCAACCGTAAGCCCCATGCCTGGTTTGAGGCCTATGCACCATTCGATGATCCGCAGATTGTAGTGGTGGCACTCGTCGAAAACGCCGGCGAAGGCGCTAATTTTGCCGCTCCCGCGGTGCGCGATACTCTAGCCTGGTATTTCAGTCCGCACTAG
- a CDS encoding M28 family peptidase produces the protein MRSGIRSLPRVRSKGPGHALTMHARETKSFKIGIAMSINQTIKKLTSLENRLGLGEEKASSLLSGLLDNLSVKHTIQSFSSQTPNFIKAELVVDGKNIDCLPCGLVSGEINDNSNLISSLTSSQDFLRTPNINFNPKSDAICLSNFYFAPALAISRLDVEKVIRARNIKGVVKVKPVDYTAKNILCGNTTNPTHIIFAHYDSYFAGATDNAAGVAVLLDLVQKNRQLLESILFVFAGNEELSYDQPIYWGRCFRQFNEANPGLLAQAKGVLVVDSVGDGPPIAERDPGLINLAFPLGDFPEIIAKTAIVTGDFNSLMTVYHSAADIIGRLSNKHLADTALLLEQLLVD, from the coding sequence TTGCGCAGCGGTATTCGATCGCTTCCGCGAGTGAGGAGTAAGGGTCCCGGGCATGCACTAACAATGCATGCTCGGGAAACCAAATCATTTAAAATAGGAATAGCTATGAGTATCAACCAGACAATCAAAAAATTAACTTCACTGGAGAATCGCCTTGGGCTTGGCGAGGAAAAGGCCAGCAGCTTACTTTCTGGACTCTTGGATAACCTGAGCGTTAAACATACCATCCAGAGCTTCTCAAGCCAGACACCTAACTTCATCAAGGCCGAACTAGTTGTTGATGGTAAAAACATTGATTGTTTACCATGCGGCCTGGTGAGCGGTGAGATTAATGACAACAGCAACTTAATTAGCTCATTGACTAGTTCGCAAGACTTTCTAAGAACACCAAACATTAACTTCAACCCGAAGAGTGATGCTATCTGTCTTTCTAACTTCTACTTCGCACCAGCCTTGGCCATTTCTCGGCTCGATGTTGAGAAGGTGATAAGGGCCAGAAACATTAAGGGAGTTGTTAAAGTAAAGCCGGTTGACTACACAGCCAAAAATATCTTATGCGGGAACACTACTAATCCTACCCACATCATCTTCGCTCACTATGATTCATACTTTGCGGGAGCAACCGATAATGCGGCTGGGGTGGCAGTATTGCTCGATCTGGTACAAAAGAACCGACAGCTCCTGGAGAGCATCCTGTTTGTTTTTGCAGGAAATGAAGAACTATCGTACGATCAGCCGATTTACTGGGGGCGTTGTTTCCGGCAGTTTAATGAGGCTAATCCTGGTTTGCTTGCCCAAGCAAAAGGAGTACTTGTTGTCGACAGCGTAGGTGATGGTCCACCAATTGCCGAACGAGACCCCGGATTGATCAATCTGGCATTTCCACTGGGTGACTTCCCTGAGATAATTGCCAAAACCGCAATCGTTACGGGAGACTTTAATAGCCTGATGACTGTGTACCACAGTGCCGCTGATATAATCGGCCGGCTTAGTAATAAGCACTTAGCCGACACAGCATTACTTTTGGAGCAGCTCCTTGTAGATTGA
- the mreD gene encoding rod shape-determining protein MreD, whose translation MNIVRAAIIALVVVWLQVATLPALGLAGVVPNLALVCVILLAARLPVTASLGLAVAIGALLDASSGSDYGLRTAFYVLIALITAVLGQLGSDLDNLSLLASLVIGATLMINLAILANLAFLHISLPLNYIGRHVLVEICLNLIMLVPLKWAMSRAIGRSAPEYVINPKIRRG comes from the coding sequence GTGAACATCGTAAGAGCTGCGATCATCGCTTTAGTTGTAGTTTGGTTGCAAGTTGCTACTCTGCCAGCTTTGGGGCTAGCGGGCGTGGTACCGAACCTGGCCCTGGTTTGCGTCATATTACTGGCAGCCAGGCTACCGGTCACGGCCAGCTTAGGTCTGGCTGTAGCCATTGGTGCGCTCCTAGATGCAAGTAGTGGCAGCGATTATGGTTTACGGACCGCTTTCTATGTCCTGATTGCCCTCATTACGGCGGTCCTGGGGCAGTTGGGCAGCGACCTCGATAATTTGAGCTTACTGGCTAGTCTAGTGATTGGGGCAACGCTCATGATTAATTTGGCGATTTTAGCCAATTTGGCTTTCTTGCATATTAGTCTGCCGCTAAACTACATTGGCCGACACGTCCTGGTTGAAATTTGTTTGAATTTGATAATGCTAGTGCCGCTCAAATGGGCAATGTCTAGAGCAATCGGGCGCTCGGCACCGGAATACGTTATTAATCCCAAGATCAGACGTGGCTAA
- a CDS encoding phosphotransferase gives MKLEPSMIEDKWPLTRVSLGSSLKGVGGQRHVQVLSASEGRYICKTADISKSLDDLASDLLIFDFLRTKGFRYITRLLKTNNDQLFADISGSLTYLLEFVEGKEPAPTPKNYAQLGKITAELNSIDGYPNATKFIPATIIKQDLPKLTIGKSFHYEYLKLLETLPSFEDLPTALIHTDIALVNSIQKEDGSIVLIDWDDIGIGTRILDVAFPLIQQFVSEDCEYDETNAKAFYTAYRQTVRLTDRELNNIFSAALFIAMMYIIYGDSDKRWQRIRWALRNRELLENAFRNNTSQ, from the coding sequence ATGAAACTCGAACCCTCAATGATCGAAGATAAATGGCCACTTACGAGAGTCTCACTAGGTTCATCGCTCAAGGGCGTAGGTGGTCAGCGCCACGTTCAGGTGTTGAGTGCAAGTGAAGGCAGATACATTTGTAAAACAGCAGATATATCGAAATCTCTGGACGATCTGGCCTCCGATCTACTAATCTTCGATTTCCTTCGTACTAAAGGCTTCCGTTATATCACTAGATTGCTAAAAACAAATAACGACCAACTTTTTGCAGATATCTCGGGCAGCCTCACTTACCTACTAGAATTTGTTGAAGGTAAAGAACCAGCTCCTACCCCTAAGAACTATGCTCAGCTCGGTAAAATAACAGCAGAGCTTAATAGCATTGATGGCTATCCAAATGCGACGAAGTTTATTCCAGCCACAATAATCAAGCAAGACTTACCCAAACTGACTATCGGAAAAAGTTTTCATTATGAATATCTGAAACTCTTAGAAACATTACCGTCATTTGAGGACCTACCAACCGCTTTAATCCACACCGATATTGCTCTAGTGAACTCTATACAGAAAGAAGACGGAAGTATTGTATTGATAGATTGGGACGATATTGGAATAGGTACGAGGATACTCGATGTAGCCTTCCCATTGATCCAGCAATTCGTATCCGAAGATTGTGAGTATGATGAGACTAACGCAAAAGCTTTCTACACAGCCTATAGACAAACAGTGAGATTAACTGACAGAGAACTGAATAACATCTTCAGTGCCGCCTTATTTATCGCCATGATGTACATTATTTACGGTGATTCCGATAAGCGTTGGCAACGAATACGCTGGGCTCTAAGAAACCGTGAGTTGTTAGAAAACGCTTTTCGGAATAATACCAGCCAGTAA
- a CDS encoding rod shape-determining protein yields MINRFLGMLSHDIGIDLGTANTLVYVRGRGIVINEPSVVAVNTKTNQVLAIGDEAKKMVGKTPASIVATRPLVDGVVSDFEVTEQMLKYFIEKVHRESYAIFPRPRVVIGIPQGVTEVEKRAVEDAASNAGARQTFLIEEPMAAAIGSRLPIQDAAGSMIVDIGGGTTEVAIISLGGIVASRSLRIAGDELSDDIIQFAREEFNLQIGERTAENIKIGIGSAYPVGKPTPIPMRGRDLVTGLPKEIMVGDDLIRRALTKSVRAIVESIKITIEETPPELVADIMDRGIVLAGGGALLKGLDLMIHRETKMPVVIADDPLTSVARGTGLVLEDLDSLKEILVPTQFGKIPR; encoded by the coding sequence ATGATAAATCGCTTTTTAGGCATGCTGAGTCATGACATTGGCATTGACCTAGGTACAGCTAATACGCTGGTCTATGTGCGTGGACGGGGCATTGTTATAAACGAGCCCAGCGTGGTAGCGGTCAATACCAAGACCAACCAAGTTTTGGCAATTGGGGATGAGGCCAAGAAGATGGTTGGCAAAACCCCGGCCAGCATTGTGGCGACCAGGCCTTTGGTCGATGGAGTCGTTAGTGACTTTGAAGTCACCGAGCAGATGCTTAAGTATTTTATCGAGAAGGTCCACCGGGAGAGTTACGCCATATTCCCGAGACCCAGAGTCGTGATTGGCATTCCCCAAGGCGTTACCGAGGTCGAGAAACGAGCGGTGGAGGATGCCGCTAGCAACGCTGGGGCTCGCCAAACATTCTTGATTGAAGAACCAATGGCCGCGGCCATTGGTAGTCGCCTGCCCATCCAAGATGCCGCCGGTAGCATGATCGTCGATATTGGTGGCGGCACCACCGAGGTGGCCATAATTTCGCTAGGGGGTATTGTGGCTTCAAGGAGCTTGCGCATTGCCGGCGATGAGTTGAGTGATGACATTATTCAATTTGCTCGCGAAGAGTTTAATTTACAGATTGGTGAGCGCACCGCCGAAAACATCAAAATTGGCATTGGCTCAGCCTACCCAGTGGGTAAACCGACACCAATACCGATGCGCGGGCGTGATTTGGTGACCGGCCTGCCTAAAGAAATCATGGTCGGCGATGATCTGATTCGCCGGGCTCTAACCAAAAGCGTGCGGGCCATTGTTGAATCGATCAAAATTACGATCGAAGAGACTCCACCCGAACTAGTGGCCGATATTATGGATCGCGGCATTGTGCTGGCTGGCGGCGGGGCTTTGCTCAAAGGCCTCGATCTCATGATCCACCGCGAAACCAAGATGCCAGTTGTGATAGCTGATGATCCCTTAACCAGTGTGGCTAGGGGTACGGGCTTAGTTTTGGAAGACTTGGATAGTCTAAAAGAAATTTTGGTGCCAACTCAGTTTGGTAAGATTCCGAGGTAA
- a CDS encoding pitrilysin family protein, whose product MDLAAFGIKKHTFALKNGLRVVLFERANMPIHLRAAFKAGCKYDPPGKEGLAHFSEHLLLAGTKRFPSSTELGAFIEQYGGWYNANTPKEEINLDIAIGDPADTEVAFEMMGEMLTTSLFLPQSIVSERESVLGEVGEWEANPSKQIWEVQNRLYFQGTPLGRHGVGTTSGVKASKRDDLVSFVSETITSDRGVVVVAGGISKQDAENLSEIHFGNLHRSRADFSDGEAKVLRQKPILIVPKENRQIQLTLGFRTCPMAGADEAALDVISAVLGRGGSSSLQRVLRHDQALVYSVWAESVNLAAGGWISVETTAAKAKLQQILDAICLEFRRVYKGKLSQAEIDLAKAKIVKSTRLYLQSSYDVALSHSRYSLQVDSGWDVFDYDKRVSAVTADDIKRVGNKYFRPGEWYLGLIGDVKESDFSVNY is encoded by the coding sequence ATGGACCTTGCAGCATTTGGTATTAAAAAACATACATTTGCACTAAAGAATGGTTTGCGGGTTGTTTTGTTTGAACGTGCAAATATGCCAATTCATTTGCGAGCAGCCTTCAAAGCAGGCTGCAAGTATGACCCACCGGGCAAAGAAGGGTTGGCACATTTCTCAGAGCACCTTCTATTAGCTGGGACTAAGCGCTTTCCCTCAAGTACAGAGCTTGGGGCCTTCATCGAGCAATATGGTGGATGGTACAACGCCAATACACCAAAAGAAGAGATCAATCTAGACATTGCTATTGGTGATCCGGCAGATACTGAGGTTGCTTTCGAGATGATGGGAGAAATGTTAACTACCTCACTCTTTTTGCCACAATCAATCGTGAGCGAAAGAGAGTCTGTTTTGGGTGAGGTCGGTGAGTGGGAGGCAAATCCTTCCAAACAAATCTGGGAAGTTCAAAACCGGCTTTATTTCCAAGGCACGCCATTGGGTCGGCATGGAGTTGGCACTACTTCCGGAGTTAAGGCATCGAAGCGCGATGACCTTGTTAGCTTTGTTAGTGAAACTATCACATCTGATCGGGGAGTAGTAGTAGTCGCTGGTGGTATATCCAAACAAGATGCCGAGAATCTCTCAGAGATTCATTTCGGCAACTTACATCGATCGCGGGCAGATTTTTCTGACGGCGAGGCAAAAGTATTGCGCCAGAAGCCTATTCTAATTGTCCCAAAGGAAAACCGACAGATTCAATTGACCCTGGGTTTTAGGACTTGTCCCATGGCAGGCGCAGATGAAGCGGCGCTCGACGTGATTTCGGCAGTTTTAGGCCGCGGTGGTTCTTCGTCTTTGCAAAGGGTACTTAGGCATGATCAGGCTCTGGTCTATTCCGTGTGGGCAGAAAGTGTGAACTTAGCGGCTGGAGGGTGGATATCGGTCGAGACTACGGCAGCGAAAGCGAAATTACAGCAAATTTTAGACGCCATATGTTTGGAGTTCCGACGTGTATACAAGGGTAAATTGAGTCAGGCAGAAATTGACTTAGCCAAAGCCAAGATCGTGAAATCAACACGTCTCTACTTACAATCATCATACGACGTAGCCCTCAGTCACAGTCGCTATAGTCTGCAGGTCGACTCGGGCTGGGACGTCTTTGATTATGACAAAAGAGTTTCCGCAGTAACCGCAGATGACATTAAGCGTGTAGGTAACAAGTATTTCAGGCCAGGTGAATGGTATCTTGGCCTCATTGGCGATGTTAAAGAATCAGACTTTTCTGTAAATTATTAA
- a CDS encoding methyltransferase domain-containing protein, with amino-acid sequence MTKFNDYDSVAEKRQQRFLKGESMPHRFVEKPAMEKMLPPLAGQKVLMIGCGTGEESRLLVEKGAKELIGIDTSKVSIDLATKTYPNHQFQVGDMNKLDFDDDEFDFVYSSLAIDYTDSPLGVYREVYRVLKQGGVFQFSVPHPVRWSSEIVEIDGVRTRVLGFSENKEKPRVYGNYNDYALHEHEFTISNGDPIRVWVGPPSMHFQMLKEAGFRVEEFVETKAVVEAKKVDEYYFDRFSRLPQFVLFQALKF; translated from the coding sequence ATGACAAAATTTAATGATTATGATTCTGTAGCAGAAAAACGCCAGCAACGCTTCTTAAAGGGGGAGAGCATGCCTCACCGTTTTGTGGAGAAGCCAGCAATGGAGAAAATGCTACCACCGCTTGCGGGGCAGAAGGTTTTAATGATTGGCTGTGGTACTGGGGAGGAATCTAGGTTGCTAGTGGAGAAGGGGGCCAAGGAGCTGATTGGTATTGATACGTCGAAAGTATCAATTGACTTGGCGACCAAGACATATCCAAATCACCAATTCCAGGTTGGTGACATGAATAAATTAGACTTTGATGATGATGAGTTTGACTTTGTATATAGCAGCTTAGCAATCGACTACACAGATAGTCCTCTTGGTGTCTATCGAGAAGTGTATCGAGTTCTAAAACAGGGTGGGGTATTCCAGTTCTCCGTCCCACACCCCGTTAGATGGTCTTCCGAGATAGTTGAGATTGACGGTGTTCGTACAAGAGTACTTGGCTTTTCTGAAAATAAAGAAAAGCCTCGTGTTTATGGGAACTACAATGACTATGCATTACATGAGCATGAATTTACGATATCGAACGGTGATCCGATCAGAGTTTGGGTCGGTCCACCCAGTATGCATTTTCAAATGCTTAAAGAAGCTGGATTTAGGGTTGAGGAATTTGTCGAAACAAAAGCGGTTGTTGAAGCCAAGAAAGTTGATGAATATTACTTCGATAGATTTAGCAGACTACCACAATTTGTACTCTTTCAAGCACTAAAGTTCTAA
- a CDS encoding NUDIX hydrolase codes for MKIPLDLMGDQDTAVVAIILREGKILLGLREYATGNRVWTVPGGRCDKDETLEQTLRRETQEEVGISDLRIEKYIGSVNGAKTGDTVHMYYCESNQEPINKEPHKFNSWKWFSPEEIPDNFINQSAQKVLIEFIHSMK; via the coding sequence ATGAAAATTCCGCTCGATTTAATGGGTGACCAAGACACAGCGGTTGTGGCCATTATTCTTCGAGAAGGCAAAATCCTTCTAGGTCTAAGAGAATACGCAACGGGGAACAGGGTTTGGACAGTACCGGGTGGTCGATGTGACAAGGACGAAACGCTTGAGCAGACGCTAAGGCGAGAAACACAAGAAGAAGTTGGCATATCAGACTTAAGGATAGAGAAGTACATTGGCTCGGTTAATGGAGCCAAGACGGGAGACACAGTTCATATGTATTATTGCGAGTCTAATCAAGAGCCGATTAATAAAGAACCTCATAAGTTCAATTCATGGAAGTGGTTTTCGCCTGAGGAGATTCCAGACAACTTTATCAACCAATCAGCCCAAAAAGTATTAATAGAGTTTATTCACTCTATGAAGTAG
- the greA gene encoding transcription elongation factor GreA produces MNVAKKDFYLTTEGVSKLKEELDDLISNQRPKIAVRLKEAKEYGDLSENAQWDDAKDQQAFVEGRISEIENILKHSQIIEAPKDASIVGLGSIVHVEVEEGVQKYHIVGSPEANPDEGKISNESPIGKALMGCKKGDEVEVEVPSGTITYKIKRIE; encoded by the coding sequence ATGAATGTAGCAAAAAAAGACTTTTATTTAACCACTGAAGGCGTCTCCAAGCTCAAGGAAGAGCTAGACGACCTGATTTCCAATCAGCGGCCCAAAATTGCCGTTCGACTCAAGGAAGCCAAAGAATACGGCGATTTGAGCGAAAACGCCCAGTGGGATGACGCTAAAGATCAGCAGGCCTTCGTTGAGGGTCGGATTTCTGAAATCGAAAATATTTTGAAGCATTCTCAAATCATCGAAGCTCCCAAAGATGCGAGTATTGTTGGACTCGGTTCGATCGTGCACGTAGAGGTGGAAGAGGGCGTTCAGAAGTATCACATTGTCGGTTCACCTGAAGCCAATCCAGATGAAGGTAAAATTTCTAACGAATCACCGATTGGCAAAGCTTTGATGGGCTGCAAGAAGGGTGATGAGGTCGAAGTCGAAGTTCCCTCTGGCACCATTACCTACAAAATCAAACGAATCGAATAA